A region of Nostoc sp. 'Peltigera membranacea cyanobiont' N6 DNA encodes the following proteins:
- a CDS encoding response regulator transcription factor, translating to MPRILVIDDDPAISELVAVNLEMAGYDVSQAEDGIKGQALALQLQPDLIMLDLMLPRVDGFTVCQRLRRDDRTSEIPVLMLTALSQTQDKVEGFNAGADDYLTKPFEVEELLARVRALLRRTDRIPQAAKHSEILNYGSLTLVPERFEAIWFNDTVKLTHLEFELLHCLLQRHGQTVSPSEILREVWGYDPDDDIETIRVHIRHLRTKLEPDPRHPRYIKTVYGAGYCLELPGIPPSNEGASVTVVE from the coding sequence ATGCCGAGGATTCTTGTCATAGACGATGACCCAGCGATTTCAGAACTAGTTGCCGTCAACTTGGAAATGGCTGGCTACGATGTTAGTCAAGCTGAAGACGGCATCAAAGGTCAAGCGCTGGCTCTCCAGCTACAGCCCGACTTGATCATGCTCGATTTAATGTTGCCCAGGGTAGATGGGTTTACCGTTTGCCAACGCCTGCGCCGCGACGATCGCACCTCTGAGATTCCTGTGTTAATGTTAACGGCTTTGAGCCAAACTCAGGACAAGGTGGAAGGCTTCAACGCTGGCGCAGATGACTACCTCACTAAACCTTTTGAAGTTGAAGAACTGCTGGCGCGGGTGCGGGCACTTTTGCGGCGGACTGACCGCATTCCCCAAGCTGCAAAGCATAGTGAGATTCTCAACTATGGTTCACTCACTCTCGTTCCCGAAAGATTTGAGGCAATATGGTTCAATGACACGGTGAAATTGACTCACTTGGAATTTGAGCTACTTCACTGCTTATTACAACGCCACGGTCAAACAGTTTCTCCCAGTGAAATCCTCAGAGAAGTTTGGGGCTACGATCCCGATGACGACATTGAAACGATTCGAGTCCATATTCGCCACTTGAGAACCAAGCTAGAACCAGATCCTCGCCACCCCCGTTATATCAAAACAGTGTATGGTGCTGGATACTGTCTGGAGTTACCAGGTATCCCTCCATCAAATGAAGGGGCTTCAGTAACAGTTGTTGAATGA